Proteins from one Aureimonas sp. SA4125 genomic window:
- a CDS encoding alkylphosphonate utilization protein: MSDVRDSNGTILNDGDQVTVIKDLKVKGTSLTLKRGTLIKNIRLTGDAETIECNADKVKGLVLRTEFLKKAG; encoded by the coding sequence ATGAGCGACGTCAGGGATTCCAACGGCACCATCCTCAACGACGGCGATCAGGTCACCGTCATCAAGGATCTGAAAGTAAAGGGCACTTCGCTGACGCTGAAACGTGGCACGCTGATCAAGAATATTCGGCTTACCGGTGATGCCGAAACGATCGAGTGCAACGCCGACAAGGTAAAAGGGCTGGTGTTGCGCACCGAGTTTCTGAAAAAGGCCGGATGA